The Nocardia sp. XZ_19_385 genome window below encodes:
- a CDS encoding HugZ family protein, with protein sequence MTLDHGDPGDAPSIPQPTGPVVNATRPSAAEEARTVAASGNTATLASLSEDGTPWASFVTYGLLAGQPVLCVSRMAEHGRNLAADPRASISVVAPDMPSDPLAGTRITLAGVVERPEGAEAVAAREAHLAAVPAAKYYIDYSDFSVWVLRVNRVRWVGGYGRMDSASAEQYGAAAPDPVIPVAARAITHLNDDHADALLSMAQVLGGYPDATEASCERADRYGLDLRVVTPRGIARTRVGYAEPIDAVDELRAATVELARRSREG encoded by the coding sequence ATGACTCTCGATCATGGTGACCCGGGCGATGCGCCGTCGATTCCGCAGCCGACCGGGCCGGTGGTGAATGCCACACGTCCCTCGGCGGCGGAGGAGGCGAGGACCGTTGCGGCGTCGGGGAATACGGCGACGCTGGCGAGTCTGAGCGAGGACGGAACGCCGTGGGCGTCGTTTGTGACCTATGGGCTGCTGGCGGGTCAGCCGGTGCTGTGTGTGTCCCGGATGGCCGAGCACGGACGGAATCTGGCGGCGGATCCGCGGGCGAGTATTTCGGTGGTGGCGCCGGATATGCCGTCGGATCCGCTGGCGGGGACGCGGATCACGCTTGCGGGTGTGGTGGAGCGGCCGGAGGGTGCGGAGGCGGTTGCTGCGCGGGAGGCGCATCTGGCGGCGGTGCCGGCGGCGAAGTACTACATCGATTACAGCGATTTCTCGGTGTGGGTGTTGCGGGTGAATCGGGTTCGGTGGGTCGGCGGGTATGGGCGGATGGATTCGGCGTCGGCTGAGCAGTATGGGGCGGCTGCGCCGGATCCGGTGATTCCGGTGGCGGCGCGGGCGATCACGCATCTCAACGATGATCATGCCGATGCGTTGCTGTCGATGGCGCAGGTGCTCGGCGGCTACCCCGATGCCACAGAGGCCAGTTGTGAGCGCGCGGACCGCTACGGTCTCGACCTCCGCGTCGTCACGCCGCGTGGCATCGCCCGGACCCGTGT